Sequence from the Deltaproteobacteria bacterium genome:
GCAACAGAAACGCGGACCGGAACGAGCACGAGTCACGAGCGCGAGTCACGATGATGCAGCAAAGTTCCGATTTCGGTGATCTACGGTGGTGGAGTGATGACGAGCGATGAACGACGGACGGGCCGATGCGAGAAACTCTTTGTCGAATCTTGTCCGCGGCGCTATGCGCTTAAACGCCTCAAGATCTGGCGCGCGAGGTACTCATTGATTTCCCGATGTCGAGGAATGGGCTGGGACACCTTGGTGTGTGGATTGTGGTACCAATCGTGTTTGCC
This genomic interval carries:
- a CDS encoding type II toxin-antitoxin system HicA family toxin, with translation MKRHDLIRKIESMGCVLIRHGGKHDWYHNPHTKVSQPIPRHREINEYLARQILRRLSA